TTGTGAGCGAATGCCTTTAgtatttgcataaaatcaacagaaagaaatgatCATCTTGGATTGCTCAATGTTATTAGTGCCTTCACAATCCAGaaatcttgtaattttattacttaGGGCAAGAACTTTTGAGACAAATCAAACCCAGCattaattcatgttttaaagatGAGACTGTATTCTTagctacttttaaaatgtatcgCATCACCCTTAACTacctaaaaaatgttttgatcaaattggtgattttgttttaatcctCAAACATCTCTCGCTCCATCCTCAGACTGCCTTGGCCCAACCATTTTTGCCCCAATAAAATCTGATATATGCAGCAACATCACAGTAAGTATAATTTATGAGTTCACTGCTGTGACtacattttacagcaaaattaaaatgatgtgTACTGTCTGAACTGACAGAAAATCAAGGCAGTTTATGATACCAACCCTGGACGCTACAAGACACTTCAGATGCTTCTAGAGGCTGAGAAGGAAATGCATGGAGGTGAATGGCCTAAAGTTGGAGCAACGCTCGAGCTTATGTGGCTCAAAAGGtctcattatttttacatttctttcagttttgcgcaactttaaatgatttttcttgttttcacctTTGAAAATCCATAATCACTCATGCATGGTCTCTGTTTCTCCAGGGTTCTCAGATTTATCCAAGTGTTCCTACAGAGCCTGGTGGACGGGGAAAAGGACAACAGCAACCCCAACCTCATCCGAGTCAACATCACCAAAGCTTATGAAATAGCCCTGAAAAGGTATCATGGGTGGTTTGTTCAGCAGCTCTTCAAGGTCAGTTCAGGATGAGGAGTTTGCTATGTGAGAATCAGATGTATGAAGCTGAGCCTGAATAcaacttttcctctttttagGCAGCTCTTTATGCCGCTCCCTACAAGTCAGATTTCCTGAAGGCGCTCTCCAAAGGTCGGGAGGTGAAGGAGGAAGAATGCTTGGAAAAAATCAGGAAATTTCTCATCAACTTCTCTTCCACTGTGGATGCTGTTTATGACATGTTTAGTAGAATGAACGCTGATCTCGACTACAAGGTGTGACGGTGGGAGTCTTCGTTTTTGCAGCTACATCATGGCTTCCTTTCACTGTCACAGGAGAAATCCATTTTCGATCtgctattgtttttaaataaaaaaacatatcattttctgttttgccttACCTGTTCCCTTTCTGTATTTTGGGGGGAACTTGAGAAAAGGATCCACCCACCGTAGTATCCTACAGTAATTTAGGATTCTAAAAAATCCtcacaaatcaatcaatcaatcaatcaatcaatcaatcaatcaatcaatcaatcaatcaatcaatcaatcaatcaatcaatcaatcaatcaatcaatcaatcaaattttatttgtatagcacatttcagcagcaagacatttcaaagtgctttacatcattacaaacacagaaacacaatgcaatatagaatcaataatcaaaacaaagcattaagtcaagttccatcaataaatttgtaattaattacatttcaaatacaattctaaacaggtgggtttttagttgagatttaaaagaagtcagtgtttcagctgttttacagttttctggaagtttgttccaaatttgtggtgcatagatgctgaaagctgcttctcctcgtttggttctggttctggggatgcagagcagatcagaaccggaagacctgagaggtctggaaggttgatacaacaacagcagatctttaatgtattgtggtgctaagccgttcagtgatttgtaaactaacaacagtattttaaagtctattctttgagctacagggagccagtggagggactttaaaactggtgttatgtgctctatcttcctggttttagtgagaacgcgagcagcagcattctggatcacctgcagctgtttgattgatttgttggacagacctgtgaagacgctgttgcaataatcaatacgactgaagatgaatgcatggatgagtttctctagatctggctgatcTGGCTCTAGGTCAAACCTTCATCATAAAGTtttgtgctgtttgtttttgtcttctggtggatttctttgactgtttacatttttttaaaagaaatgtctaATATTGATCATCCATTTTTGTCCTAAGTAGACAGCATGTCTCATTAAAGTGGCCCTGTTGCTTTCATCTTTGTGTTCCTTTTTTATATTGACTTCTATGTGTCTCTGTTTCCCTAACCACAGCACTTACTTGGACAACAAGTAGTTCTTTGTAGAtatactatataaataaattgaccTTGACTTCATGGGTCAGTATGTATGAACAGGATGGTCAAACTGAGAGAAAAATGCAGATTATCACTCATGATAATCTGCAAGGTCTGCTGTCCTTTCTGGTCCAGgacaaacttttcttgtttcttgaaGAAACATGAAGAGGGAAATCCAGTTGCTTTCTAGTTAAGTTCTTTTGATTATTTCCACTTGGCTGACTATGAATGAACACTAACATATATTCCCACAAGATTTCcacagttttttcccccacttaGTTCTCAGCTGTAAGACTAATAAGAAAAATTGTATTCCTCTTTGGTTTCAGTGTAAAAGGAGAGCACGTCTTCTTATAAGCCAATGTCTAGTTTTCTCCTACCTGTTGCATATAATGCATTTGCTGCCAAATATGAATCCACTTCAAAATTCCCTTTTCTGAtttcattaaatcattttaaatcaatcattttcattaatttaacatatctcattttaaagatattcttacaggagtttttgttttcattattattctttatgtaaaatacaCTAAAGTAAAGTTCatgtatctttttcttctttgctcaAATTAAAGtaggtcttttttttccagaggtcAGTCTATGAAGTCATTCTAGGTAGTTTCATTTATATCCACGCTTGGATGtattgtttcagaaaaagctACAACATTGATTTGGACATGTGAATTTCCATTCTTTATCAGCAAATTTAGTACATTTCTTTTGCTAATTTATAAAATACCTGTTATACTAAAAGCTGCTCATATTGTTGAAGTCATATAATTCAGCTGTACAGGATTCTAAACAGTAAACTCACAATATGAAAAATACTATTACAGAACAAATAAGTATCCagttatattattaaaaatgggTCCATGTACATGAACTGGGCTCTTTACACACACTCTAACCAATTTGTCTGAGATGAGCTAGTGTGCAAAGCAGAATGAGTAAAAGAGTCAGCCATGTAAATACTTAGAAAGTCATGACTGAGTCTCATTAACATgcttacaaaataaactttaaagtatatattatatttatattatatttattatataatatattatatattatatttatattctctgcagaaaagcttttcagttttattttcgtCTTAATAAGAAATGTTCTCTTtagttgaaatatttaaacaaagccAACAGTAGTACCTGACCTTTCTCACATACCGTAGAGGTCAGGGTTACAACAaggttaatattttataatgaaGTACCTCTGAAATCCAAGGAACCGTCAGGAGAAAACAGTGTTTCATTTGAGTTTCTTGTcaaacctgtttttattttgtacatgaCAACAAGTGATCCCTTCTgacttccctctgtgaatttgAATACGTGAGAAACATATCACCATTtgtgaaaccacaaaaaagcccattaaagaaacaaagtaaatttAACTCAAATAATAGCATAAAAAGAACCCAACATATCAAAGTAAGTCagaatcaaatcaacaaacCTAAAGACGATGACACTTTTATCGTAAAGTAGCTTGAAAATTCAGGGAACTATCAGGAACTGACTGGTGTTTGATTTGGGTCTCTGGTggaacctgtttttttttttgttttttttatttgtgcatgaTTTCCCCTTCAGGGTTAAGGCATGCTGGCCTGCCACACCCTGCTTATAGACCACTccactttgtgttttcaaaagGTGAGAAACATGCCACTATTgtgattatataattttttttactaagatGCAGATGACTAATAACCTCTGCGCTTTTTAAGTTTAAGTAAAGACAAATAATCTTTAATTAAAGTGGccaagctaaaaataaataaataaacattccGGGTTTTTACTTTTGGACAGAAATAAACAAGAGGATCTTGTTACCTCAACGTTGCCGTAATACCATCAACTGTCCCAacttgtctttgtgtttccaggaaaaagaaaaagttttccaaGGATGATACCTGGTTTAACCTACTGCAGCTTTGTGCTGTAGTCCGCCTCTAGTGGCTGTGAGTGGTACTGTACCTCATACTTCCGCGGTCCCTGCTTTAGGCAAGGTGGTGGCGGCCACGTATGTCCCACCCAAAATCAATGAAAGCATCCGTTGTTCGGCTGAGGTCTGCGGTGGCTGGACTCATGAAGCAGGGCAGCACTTTGGTCtaagtttaaaacatttgtttggagACACATTGGAAGCAGGAGCGTAGAACCGGGAGCGATGGACGGGAGAGAGTAAATAAGTTACAAGAGTTTTGAACTGTGAGACAAAGCGGATTGAGtagtttgaagaaaagaaatatggaTCATCAGAGTAAAAGGTGAGTTGCCTCATATTTTCTACCTAAAGAAGCTTGAGAAAATAGTGTATTTTGACTCAATATTAGTACAAAAATTAGAGTTCTGATGTTATAAGTTAGTCTCTAAATTTTAACACCCGCACTAAGACTcatatattgtaaataaaaccaatattGTGATTCCTTCAATTTGGTACATTGTGATAGAAGATTCGAGTCTTTAGTGTATCATTTCAAAACAGAGACTACTTGCGCACGTCCTCCTGATGTAGATAATGTCACAGCAGTGTCAGGGCAGGGACACTATCACCAGGAAACATTAGGATCTTCCACTTTCTAACTGTGGAGTTCCTCTTCCTGGACCCAATATGAGTGTTGTGTGTAGTTCGCTTCTTTTAATGTCCCTCTgtgactttaaaatgttaagcACACAGCGGGTTCTTCTTGCCTTTTCAAAAGCCAAATATTCAAATGCCTGCTGGAGTGTAAAGGTATTATAATCCCTTGTGTCAGACAGAGGTTGTAAGTCACTCGTCTTCCTTTGTTGGATCTCAGAGCTGGTGTTGGTGTTGCTCTTTTTCTGCTAAGGTCAGCTTAGATAGGTTGGTTTGGAAAATTCATAATGACATCAGCGTTTTCTGAGCTAAAAAACAGTACTCCtggtttattacatatttttatgggctgtctttttgtttaaacataTGAAGGTCTGGGCTCATCACGGTTTTAGCACAAATCTTTGGTTTCCACATGTCTCAAATCTTTACAACAAAGTTCTAGTGCAGTCCTTTAcgtgcaaataattttttatttgtttctgtcagtttaTATTACCGGTTTGTTGTTATGTTTTGCAGGTTGTCCATGTGCTGCAGTATCATTTCCAGTTTCTCCTGAAGTGAAATTTTGCACACCACTGTGATAAAAGGGATGAATGAGGTACAGAAGAGTTAAAACTCAGTTTTCTGCAGAAGACTgagttttaacttttacttcaatattattctaattttaaaatgacaaaggtCCAGTTTCTTGTCAATTCATCAAAAGCAGTTTTCATTGGgcttttatgtgatagatcaaaaaactttttttagaAAGCAGGAATGCAcacaacaatctgaaaagtgtggtgtgcttttGTATTCAAAACAATTTACCCTaacaactttaaattaaatccagtgTAACCAATTGCTTTTAGAAGTCAACTATTTAGTAAACAGATTCCACTTTTGCACAATCTTATATCAGTGTAAACAATACTCCTCTCCAAATGTATCACAGGTTAGTTACAGAACATGAGTgaacaaacaacacaaaaaaggaaCAGAGTCAGGGAGAAAGTAGTGAATAGGTTTTAATGCAGATTGAATATCAATGCATGCCAcagtttttaggttttaatttgtaaacaaatataaaaagcacAAGTTTTTTAACGTCTCAATTGTACATGTTaatctgtttctaaaaaaacaa
The genomic region above belongs to Xiphophorus maculatus strain JP 163 A chromosome 12, X_maculatus-5.0-male, whole genome shotgun sequence and contains:
- the gltp gene encoding glycolipid transfer protein; translated protein: MALLVEHQFRQLPADRQVETRPFLDAVSYLPTFFDCLGPTIFAPIKSDICSNITKIKAVYDTNPGRYKTLQMLLEAEKEMHGGEWPKVGATLELMWLKRVLRFIQVFLQSLVDGEKDNSNPNLIRVNITKAYEIALKRYHGWFVQQLFKAALYAAPYKSDFLKALSKGREVKEEECLEKIRKFLINFSSTVDAVYDMFSRMNADLDYKV